From Enterococcus wangshanyuanii, the proteins below share one genomic window:
- the hslV gene encoding HslVU peptidase proteolytic subunit, whose amino-acid sequence MVESQFHSTTICAVEKDGKFAMAGDGQVTMGESVVMKGTAKKVRRIYNDEVVVGFAGSVADAFTLEEKFEGKLNEYNGNLTRAAVELAQEWRTQQSMQKLEAMLIVMNKKEMLLVSGTGEVITPDDGILAIGSGGNFALSAARAMKHYGDKDMSAKSIAENALNIAADICVFTNHNIIVEEL is encoded by the coding sequence CACAATTTCACTCAACAACGATTTGTGCAGTTGAAAAAGATGGAAAATTTGCGATGGCTGGAGACGGTCAAGTGACGATGGGTGAATCTGTCGTGATGAAAGGAACAGCTAAAAAAGTTCGCAGAATTTATAATGATGAAGTCGTTGTCGGTTTTGCCGGCAGTGTTGCAGATGCATTTACCTTAGAAGAAAAATTTGAAGGCAAATTAAACGAATACAATGGCAACCTTACTCGAGCAGCTGTTGAACTTGCTCAGGAATGGCGTACGCAGCAGTCTATGCAAAAGTTAGAGGCAATGTTGATCGTCATGAACAAAAAAGAAATGCTTTTAGTCTCCGGAACAGGAGAAGTCATTACGCCGGACGATGGCATTTTAGCTATTGGTTCAGGCGGCAACTTCGCGCTTTCAGCAGCAAGAGCAATGAAACATTATGGCGATAAAGATATGTCTGCTAAAAGTATTGCGGAAAATGCGTTGAATATAGCAGCAGACATCTGCGTTTTTACAAACCACAATATTATCGTAGAAGAATTATAG
- the hslU gene encoding ATP-dependent protease ATPase subunit HslU: MNELNKTPREIVKELDEYIIGQETAKKSVAVALRNRYRRLQLDEKMQQDITPKNMLMIGPTGVGKTEIARRLAKIVNAPFIKVEATKFTEVGYVGRDVESMVRDLVENAIQIVEKQQYSRVYSQALKKANNRLVKVLVPGIKKEQKQTSTNQFEQMMQMFSAAQQPQESQEEVTEEIKVNRKTVLEQLEKGLLNNREVTIEIDEPKKNMPAMNAGMEQMGIDLNETLGALSPKKKIERTVTVKEAQELLVKEESAKIVKEADIHSEAIRLAESSGIIFIDEFDKITSKSQQNSGEVSREGVQRDILPIVEGSQVNTKYGTIQTDHILFIASGAFHLSKPSDLIPELQGRFPIRVELDDLTAEDFVKILTEPNNALIKQYIALIGTENVTVIFTKESIERIADIAFDVNRDTDNIGARRLHTILERLLEDLLFEAPDMQMGEITITEAYVNEKLNSIVQNEDLSRYIL; the protein is encoded by the coding sequence ATGAATGAATTGAATAAAACACCTAGAGAAATCGTCAAGGAATTAGATGAATATATCATTGGACAAGAGACGGCTAAAAAATCTGTCGCTGTTGCCTTAAGAAATAGATACAGACGTCTGCAGCTTGATGAAAAAATGCAGCAGGATATCACACCTAAAAATATGTTGATGATCGGTCCTACAGGAGTGGGTAAGACTGAAATTGCTCGACGTTTAGCTAAGATCGTCAACGCGCCATTTATCAAAGTTGAAGCAACTAAATTCACCGAAGTCGGTTATGTTGGCCGTGACGTTGAATCGATGGTGCGTGACTTAGTAGAAAATGCGATTCAAATCGTTGAAAAGCAGCAGTATAGTAGAGTATATTCTCAAGCGTTAAAGAAAGCGAATAATCGTCTGGTAAAAGTTTTGGTTCCTGGAATCAAAAAAGAGCAGAAGCAAACATCAACTAATCAATTTGAACAAATGATGCAAATGTTTTCCGCAGCCCAACAACCGCAAGAATCCCAAGAAGAAGTGACGGAAGAAATCAAGGTCAATCGAAAAACTGTTCTTGAGCAGTTAGAAAAAGGACTGTTGAATAATCGTGAAGTCACGATCGAAATCGATGAACCTAAGAAAAATATGCCGGCGATGAACGCTGGGATGGAACAAATGGGAATCGATCTAAACGAAACACTAGGCGCATTGTCACCAAAGAAAAAAATAGAGCGTACGGTCACTGTAAAAGAAGCACAGGAACTCTTAGTAAAAGAAGAATCAGCTAAAATCGTTAAAGAAGCGGATATTCATAGCGAAGCCATTCGTTTAGCAGAAAGTAGCGGCATCATCTTTATTGATGAATTCGATAAGATTACTTCAAAAAGTCAACAAAACTCTGGAGAAGTGTCACGTGAAGGGGTGCAACGCGATATTCTACCGATCGTTGAAGGCTCACAAGTCAATACAAAATACGGAACGATCCAAACAGATCATATTTTGTTTATCGCATCAGGTGCATTCCATTTGTCGAAACCCAGTGATTTGATCCCAGAACTACAAGGTCGTTTTCCAATTCGTGTAGAATTAGATGATTTGACTGCTGAAGACTTCGTGAAGATTCTAACTGAACCAAACAACGCATTAATCAAACAATATATAGCATTGATCGGAACAGAAAATGTAACAGTCATTTTTACTAAAGAATCAATTGAACGTATTGCTGATATCGCTTTTGATGTCAATCGAGACACGGACAATATTGGGGCACGTCGTCTGCATACGATTTTGGAGCGTCTTTTAGAAGATCTGTTGTTTGAAGCACCAGACATGCAAATGGGTGAAATTACGATCACAGAAGCATATGTGAATGAAAAACTAAACAGCATTGTTCAAAATGAAGACTTAAGCCGCTATATTCTTTAG
- a CDS encoding aldose 1-epimerase family protein, producing MTVQIENEFLIATIAEDGAELISLKSKENDIEYIWNGDPAFWGRHAPVLFPFVGRLKDDRYTYAGKTYPMGQHGFARDQVFEVIEHGAELVSLSLKSSAETKKIYPFDFELILSYVLEENNLTVNYQVENTGKEEMYFAIGGHPAFNVPLEKNLTFDDYYLGFSPQKSRIQIPLSGPYADFAHKTLGQTNTSLDLRRELFKDDAIIFETKGVNTFTIATDESPHSISLSYTDMPYVGFWSPYPKDAPFVCIEPWCGIADGVDATGNLIDKIGINQIDSSGIFKTHYTLTAK from the coding sequence ATGACTGTACAAATTGAAAATGAATTTTTGATCGCAACGATCGCAGAAGACGGAGCGGAATTAATTAGTTTAAAATCTAAGGAAAATGATATTGAGTATATTTGGAACGGAGACCCAGCGTTTTGGGGACGTCATGCACCTGTTCTTTTCCCTTTTGTCGGAAGGTTGAAAGATGATCGATATACGTATGCGGGCAAGACTTATCCAATGGGGCAGCATGGGTTTGCGCGAGATCAAGTCTTCGAAGTGATCGAGCATGGCGCAGAATTAGTCTCTTTATCGCTTAAAAGTTCAGCAGAAACGAAGAAAATTTATCCTTTTGATTTTGAATTGATTCTTTCGTACGTTTTAGAAGAAAACAATCTTACTGTAAATTACCAAGTTGAAAATACTGGAAAAGAAGAAATGTATTTTGCCATTGGCGGTCACCCAGCTTTTAATGTGCCTTTAGAAAAGAACTTGACATTTGATGATTACTATTTAGGCTTCTCACCACAAAAATCACGGATTCAAATTCCTTTAAGCGGCCCATATGCTGACTTTGCGCACAAAACATTAGGTCAAACGAATACTAGTTTAGACCTACGTAGAGAGTTATTTAAAGACGATGCCATTATTTTTGAAACAAAAGGCGTCAATACTTTTACGATCGCAACGGATGAAAGTCCTCACAGCATTAGTTTAAGCTATACTGACATGCCTTATGTCGGCTTTTGGTCTCCTTATCCAAAGGATGCCCCATTCGTCTGTATCGAGCCATGGTGCGGAATTGCAGATGGTGTAGATGCGACCGGGAATCTGATTGATAAAATCGGCATCAATCAGATTGACAGCTCAGGTATATTTAAAACACACTATACACTAACAGCCAAATAA
- the plsY gene encoding glycerol-3-phosphate 1-O-acyltransferase PlsY, whose product MKFIVLLIIAYLLGSIPSGVWIGKLFFKKDIRLFGSGNTGTTNTFRVLGKKAGITVLLMDILKGTLATSLPLLFSLNVNPLVFGVAAVLGHTFPVFANFKGGKAVATSAGMILAYSPTFFVYSALIFIITLYITSMVSLTSMVSAVLITLSTIIIPFAIPQILPRFDWLLTLIAVALTIFIFVRHKDNIKRIKDGTESRVSFGLGAKNNK is encoded by the coding sequence ATGAAATTTATAGTATTATTGATCATTGCCTATTTATTAGGATCGATTCCGTCTGGTGTTTGGATCGGAAAACTTTTTTTTAAAAAAGATATTCGTCTTTTCGGCAGCGGCAACACTGGAACGACCAATACGTTTAGAGTATTAGGGAAAAAAGCTGGAATCACTGTTTTATTGATGGATATTTTAAAGGGAACTTTAGCAACTAGTTTACCACTCTTATTTTCTTTGAATGTCAATCCGTTGGTTTTCGGTGTAGCAGCTGTATTAGGACACACATTTCCAGTTTTTGCGAATTTTAAAGGTGGCAAAGCTGTTGCAACAAGCGCGGGAATGATTTTAGCCTATAGTCCAACATTTTTTGTTTATTCTGCATTGATTTTTATTATTACATTGTATATTACCAGCATGGTAAGTTTGACTAGTATGGTTAGTGCTGTGTTGATTACATTATCAACGATCATTATTCCTTTCGCGATTCCACAGATTTTGCCAAGATTTGACTGGTTGCTGACTTTGATCGCTGTGGCATTGACGATTTTTATTTTTGTCCGTCATAAAGACAACATCAAACGAATCAAAGATGGAACAGAAAGCCGTGTATCCTTTGGATTAGGCGCAAAAAATAATAAATAA
- the codY gene encoding GTP-sensing pleiotropic transcriptional regulator CodY, with the protein MTTLLEKTRQINKLLQQKNTFDQKADLPYDKMAMILGDVLDSNAYIISSEGVLLGYNEKLDVNNARVKHMFEEKRFPQSYTDAADNLAKTEANISITSDLTAFPVEWREKYPFGLTTIVPMFGAGERLGTIILARVEQSFDDEDLVLAEYSATVVGMQILYQQSRSIEASVRSATAVQMAINTLSYSELKAVHAIFKALDGEEGRLTASSIADEIGITRSVIVNALRKLESAGIIESRSLGMKGTYLKVLNKQFMKELEKEN; encoded by the coding sequence ATGACTACTTTATTAGAAAAAACGCGTCAAATCAACAAATTATTACAGCAAAAAAATACATTTGATCAAAAAGCTGATTTGCCTTATGACAAAATGGCTATGATTTTGGGGGATGTATTAGACAGCAATGCTTACATCATCAGCAGTGAGGGTGTACTGCTAGGGTATAATGAAAAGTTAGATGTGAACAATGCACGTGTTAAACATATGTTTGAAGAAAAACGCTTTCCTCAAAGCTATACAGATGCAGCGGATAATTTAGCAAAAACCGAAGCGAACATTTCCATTACCAGTGATCTGACTGCGTTTCCTGTGGAATGGCGCGAAAAATATCCGTTTGGCTTGACAACGATCGTGCCGATGTTTGGAGCGGGCGAACGTTTGGGTACAATCATTTTAGCGAGAGTGGAACAGTCTTTTGATGATGAGGATCTAGTTCTAGCTGAATATAGTGCGACCGTAGTTGGTATGCAGATCTTGTATCAACAGTCTAGATCGATCGAAGCAAGTGTCCGCAGTGCAACTGCTGTCCAGATGGCCATCAACACATTATCTTATAGTGAGCTGAAGGCTGTTCATGCGATTTTTAAAGCGTTAGACGGGGAAGAAGGACGTTTAACAGCATCAAGTATTGCAGATGAAATCGGAATCACGCGCTCAGTGATCGTCAATGCATTGAGAAAATTAGAATCTGCAGGTATCATCGAATCTCGTTCGTTAGGGATGAAGGGGACTTACTTGAAAGTCTTGAATAAACAGTTCATGAAAGAACTCGAAAAAGAAAACTAG
- a CDS encoding CoA-binding protein, which produces MSVENPSQEQIFTYLKEAKRIAVVGLSNKPDRTSYQIAELLQEYGYEIIPVNPVLAGQEILGEHVYEKLQDIPGQIDIVDIFRRSEFLPEVARDFLETNATVFWAQLGLESEEAAELLKKAGRNAIIMNRCIKIELAKMPK; this is translated from the coding sequence ATGTCTGTAGAAAATCCATCACAAGAACAAATTTTTACTTATTTGAAAGAAGCGAAACGAATCGCAGTTGTCGGTTTAAGTAATAAGCCGGACAGAACAAGCTATCAGATTGCAGAGTTACTGCAGGAATATGGATATGAAATCATCCCGGTTAATCCAGTTTTAGCAGGACAAGAAATTCTTGGCGAACACGTATATGAAAAACTTCAGGATATTCCAGGCCAAATCGATATTGTCGATATTTTCCGCAGGAGTGAATTCTTACCAGAAGTTGCCCGTGACTTTTTAGAAACAAATGCGACAGTTTTTTGGGCACAACTAGGGCTAGAAAGTGAAGAAGCGGCGGAATTATTGAAAAAAGCGGGAAGAAATGCTATCATAATGAATCGTTGCATTAAGATCGAACTCGCTAAAATGCCGAAATAA